A genome region from Hevea brasiliensis isolate MT/VB/25A 57/8 chromosome 7, ASM3005281v1, whole genome shotgun sequence includes the following:
- the LOC110639512 gene encoding probable protein phosphatase 2C 14, whose translation MNTKPTTEMPSTPVVSCSLKRKRPPKIEIPNVLQEIQADKLKFKDLTPRNDPVCFSGIGVGVSAIKGNKKFMEDTHKIVSCLNGSSNKGFFGVYDGHGGKKAAEFVAENLHINILEMMVNCPGNMSKKEAVKAGYLKTDQEFLKQGIVSGVCCVTALIEGQELVVSNLGDCRAVLCRGGVAEALTKDHRAEQEDERKRIENNGGYVEIHRGAWRVHGILSVSRSIGDAHLKDWVLAEPDTMILQLTPDMEFLVLASDGLWEQVGNQEAVDTVISLCMTQKKLGSTGDDQKDDDDVCYGCVNVSPSSKLRRVSLVKHQKGSKQSPRNKQTVDGWKDKQDDFACENESPPTKSRRISMFKRINTKIDSPNKENSTHKKGPASVGLVAACKELVNLALRRGSLDDITVMIIDLNHFRCIPVCFTSSKKQNNEPAATITWSGQSVSMSVYRTKLAGYCRLITITWCKNLMLHGLSLSVQATNGNENYLCKMELKPWYFWRKQGSKQFVVDGKTVDVAWDLKAAKFNGETEPQSDYYIAVVSEGEVVLLLGDLKKDAYRKTRCRPALIEPMLVSRKEHVFGKKKFTRRIKFHEKEIKFHQISVENNNSTSNGSDTGGFDPELEIKVDGELAIQVKHLQWKFRGNESMQVNKSRVEVYWDVHDLLFGSGPRHGLFIFKPVSSSSPSSSSSSTSSSTSMPLLTTQEVPCAPLEDDNAGGSSSFCLFLYIWKVE comes from the exons ATGAACACGAAACCCACCACAGAAATGCCTTCTACTCCAGTTGTTTCTTGTTCTTTGAAGCGGAAGAGACCACCCAAGATTGAGATCCCAAACGTGTTGCAAGAAATCCAGGCTGATAAGCTCAAATTCAAAGACCTCACCCCAAGAAATGATCCCGTTTGTTTCAGTGGTATTGGTGTTGGTGTCTCTGCCATCAAAGGCAATAAAAAGTTCATGGAAGATACCCACAAAATCGTTTCTTGCTTGAACGGCAGCTCTAACAAA GGCTTTTTTGGCGTTTATGATGGGCATGGAGGGAAAAAGGCAGCGGAGTTTGTTGCAGAGAATTTGCACATCAACATTCTTGAAATGATGGTGAATTGTCCAGGAAATATGTCCAAGAAGGAAGCTGTTAAAGCTGGGTACTTGAAAACAGATCAAGAGTTCTTGAAACAG GGTATAGTCAGTGGTGTCTGCTGTGTCACAGCCTTGATTGAAGGGCAGGAGCTTGTTGTCTCAAACTTAGGAGATTGCAGGGCTGTTCTTTGTAGAGGAGGAGTGGCTGAAGCCCTTACAAAAGATCATAGAGCAGAACAGGAGGATGAACGAAAAAGAATTGAGAATAAT GGAGGATATGTTGAGATCCATCGGGGTGCGTGGAGAGTTCATGGCATACTTTCTGTTTCTAGAAGCATTGGAGATGCTCATCTGAAGGACTGGGTACTGGCTGAGCCTGATACAATGATTCTACAGCTGACCCCAGACATGGAATTTCTAGTCTTAGCTTCTGATGGACTATGGGAACAG GTTGGGAACCAAGAAGCTGTTGATACTGTGATTTCATTGTGTATGACTCAGAAGAAACTGGGATCCACAGGAGATGATcaaaaagatgatgatgatgtTTGTTATGGCTGTGTCAATGTaagtccttcatcaaagttgcgaAGGGTTTCCCTGGTCAAGCATCAAAAGGGGTCAAAACAGTCACCAAGAAACAAGCAGACAGTTGATGGCTGGAAAGATAAGCAAGATGACTTTGCATGTGAAAATGAAAGTCCTCCGACCAAGTCAAGACGAATTTCAATGTTCAAGCGAATTAACACCAAAATTGATTCACCTAATAAAGAAAACAGTACCCACAAGAAGGGACCTGCCTCTGTGGGGCTTGTGGCTGCTTGTAAGGAGCTTGTGAACCTTGCCCTGAGAAGAGGTAGTCTGGATGACATCACTGTGATGATAATTGATTTGAATCACTTCAGAT GTATTCCTGTTTGCTTCACATCTAGCAAGAAGCAAAACAATGAGCCAGCGGCTACCATAACCTGGTCAGGCCAGAGTGTATCTATGTCAGTCTATCGAACAAAATTAGCCGGCTACTGCCGTTTgatcaccatcacatggtgcaaGAACCTGATGCTACATGGCCTCTCTCTTTCTGTTCAAGCAACAAATGGAAACGAGAATTACCTGTGCAAAATGGAATTGAAGCCCTGGTACTTCTGGAGAAAACAAGGCTCCAAGCAATTTGTAGTGGATGGTAAGACTGTTGATGTGGCGTGGGACCTCAAGGCCGCAAAATTCAATGGCGAGACAGAGCCACAATCAGATTACTATATTGCTGTTGTCTCTGAAGGGGAAGTAGTTCTACTTCTTGGTGATCTAAAGAAAGATGCATATCGAAAGACACGATGCAGGCCTGCTCTTATTGAACCAATGTTGGTGTCGAGAAAGGAACATGTATTTGGGAAGAAGAAATTCACAAGAAGAATTAAATTTCATGAGAAAGAGATCAAATTCCATCAGATTTCAGTTGAAAACAACAATTCTACCAGCAATGGCAGTGACACTGGTGGGTTTGATCCTGAACTAGAGATAAAGGTAGATGGGGAACTAGCAATTCAAGTTAAGCACCTTCAGTGGAAGTTCAGAGGAAATGAATCCATGCAGGTGAATAAAAGTAGAGTAGAGGTTTATTGGGATGTACATGACTTGCTCTTTGGTTCTGGTCCAAGGCATGGTCTGTTCATATTTAAACCAGTTTCATCATcatcaccatcttcttcttcttcttcaacttCATCATCAACCTCAATGCCATTGTTGACTACTCAAGAAGTTCCTTGTGCCCCATTAGAGGATGATAATGCAGGTGGGTCATCCAGTTTTTGCTTGTTTTTGTACATTTGGAAGGTAGAATAA